A genomic segment from Desulfonatronum lacustre DSM 10312 encodes:
- a CDS encoding glycosyltransferase family 2 protein, translated as MKIIFILSMFFIFYTYIIYPFILLIRSKLFPKPINKQYCDILPMVSIVIAARNEEKNIEKRINNLLELDYPSARFEIVVVSDGSDDNTNQIVRECAARSALVRIFVCAPSRGKASALSKGVREAQGEIIVFADCRQWFDRRVVMELVANFNDPQIGCVSGELVFVEQRASTIQKEMGVYWRYEKMVRKLESQGGSVVGATGAIYAIRRELYKDIPAETILDDVLLPMIIVMQGQRCVFDPSAVAYDTVSKDMRSEMTRKIRTLAGNWQLLKIAPELMSPLQDSIWWCFLSHKIFRLLVPFWMLSVFFANFFLAGLFFTITLVAQLVFYGVAVAAYLKPEFRELRPVSLIYFFVNLNYAVLLGTWCFFSGNTAKTWRKVA; from the coding sequence ATGAAAATTATATTCATACTATCAATGTTTTTTATATTCTACACGTATATTATTTATCCGTTTATTTTGTTGATTCGGTCAAAACTCTTCCCAAAGCCAATCAACAAGCAATATTGTGATATTTTGCCGATGGTTTCCATTGTCATCGCAGCGAGAAATGAAGAGAAAAATATTGAAAAGCGGATCAACAATCTTCTTGAACTGGACTATCCATCAGCCCGTTTTGAAATCGTTGTTGTCTCGGACGGTTCGGATGACAATACCAACCAGATCGTGCGGGAATGTGCGGCACGAAGCGCGTTGGTCAGGATTTTTGTCTGCGCACCATCCAGAGGGAAAGCATCTGCATTGAGCAAGGGCGTTCGTGAAGCACAGGGAGAAATCATCGTTTTTGCCGATTGTCGCCAGTGGTTCGACAGACGAGTCGTGATGGAGCTGGTGGCTAATTTCAACGACCCACAGATCGGCTGCGTCAGCGGAGAACTGGTTTTCGTTGAGCAACGTGCCAGCACAATCCAGAAGGAAATGGGCGTATATTGGCGTTATGAAAAGATGGTCCGGAAGCTGGAAAGCCAGGGCGGTTCAGTTGTTGGCGCAACGGGTGCCATCTATGCGATTCGCAGAGAACTCTACAAAGATATTCCGGCAGAGACGATTCTTGATGACGTCTTGCTCCCGATGATCATCGTCATGCAGGGCCAGCGATGTGTTTTTGATCCTTCCGCTGTCGCCTACGACACGGTTTCCAAAGACATGCGTTCTGAAATGACCAGAAAGATTCGTACGTTGGCTGGCAATTGGCAGCTACTGAAGATTGCGCCGGAGCTGATGTCGCCGCTTCAGGATTCAATCTGGTGGTGTTTCTTGTCCCACAAGATATTCCGACTCCTGGTTCCGTTCTGGATGCTCTCCGTGTTTTTCGCGAATTTTTTCCTGGCGGGTCTGTTTTTCACCATCACGCTTGTCGCGCAACTGGTATTTTATGGTGTAGCGGTTGCTGCCTATCTCAAGCCTGAATTCCGTGAATTGCGTCCGGTAAGTTTAATCTACTTTTTCGTCAATCTGAATTATGCGGTACTTCTTGGGACATGGTGCTTTTTTTCTGGCAATACAGCTAAGACATGGAGAAAAGTTGCGTAA
- a CDS encoding acyltransferase family protein, which yields MDKRKKTHPILVASILRIFATILIFVFHYRGLSKLPNDIPIDKIGITTFLLLSGYFSFQPNIPPASWLIKRIKQIMIPYWSVISIVLLVNEIVGYKTTDFFTAIIIFFGGSLFVKDPVYVISWFITYILILYICLFIYLLIDNIFLKLVFIVFSAICLNFAGIKNYLYFFSFYAGYFVHAFFKLNFNGTSNKLLNKINYILYQIQGHSYSFFLLHGAILKLVFGVFMFRGTMAFMISFLMTSTVSIFHKIISEKIEKFLEYYENKIVTRISHP from the coding sequence ATGGATAAGAGAAAAAAAACGCATCCAATACTGGTGGCGAGTATTCTTAGGATTTTTGCAACAATCTTAATTTTCGTTTTTCATTACAGGGGGCTCAGCAAATTACCAAATGATATACCAATTGATAAAATTGGCATAACGACTTTTTTGCTTCTTTCAGGATACTTTTCTTTTCAGCCGAATATTCCTCCTGCTTCGTGGCTGATTAAGAGAATCAAGCAGATTATGATACCCTATTGGTCGGTCATATCCATTGTTTTGCTTGTCAATGAGATTGTAGGTTACAAGACAACAGATTTTTTTACAGCAATAATTATTTTTTTTGGAGGAAGCCTGTTCGTAAAAGATCCTGTGTATGTCATATCATGGTTTATTACATATATTTTAATATTATATATTTGTCTTTTTATATACTTATTGATTGATAATATTTTTTTAAAATTAGTATTCATCGTTTTTTCAGCGATTTGTTTAAATTTTGCGGGGATAAAGAATTACCTGTACTTTTTTAGTTTTTATGCTGGTTATTTTGTACATGCATTTTTTAAATTGAATTTTAATGGTACGTCAAACAAATTATTGAATAAGATTAATTATATTCTGTATCAAATCCAAGGACATTCATACTCATTTTTTTTGCTTCATGGCGCTATTTTAAAATTGGTATTCGGCGTTTTCATGTTTAGAGGTACGATGGCATTTATGATATCTTTCTTGATGACATCAACTGTGTCTATATTTCATAAAATCATCTCAGAAAAAATAGAAAAATTTTTGGAATATTATGAAAATAAGATTGTCACGCGTATCTCGCATCCTTGA
- the cysC gene encoding adenylyl-sulfate kinase yields MSSINQKYASNSGSTRECRNIVPYRGKVRREHREELLGQTGMVLWFTGLSGSGKSTIAHAVEERLHALGKLTYVFDGDNVRQGLCRDLSFSPEGRAENLRRISEMIRLFLDAGIICLTAFISPMRTDRGKPRELINCGRFFEIYVKCPLEVCEQRDVKGLYKLARSGQIKNYTGISAPYEEPLDPDLVLETDRWSLDECVEKILQAFFKVPPCPGQSPRPL; encoded by the coding sequence ATGTCCAGCATAAATCAAAAATATGCATCGAATTCAGGCTCCACGAGAGAGTGTCGAAATATTGTTCCGTACCGAGGCAAAGTGCGACGTGAGCACAGGGAAGAACTGCTCGGGCAGACCGGCATGGTGCTTTGGTTCACGGGGCTGTCCGGATCTGGCAAGTCCACCATCGCCCATGCCGTGGAGGAGCGGCTGCACGCGCTGGGAAAGCTGACGTATGTTTTTGATGGAGACAACGTCCGCCAGGGGTTGTGTCGGGATTTGAGCTTCTCTCCCGAGGGGCGTGCTGAAAACCTGCGACGTATTTCCGAAATGATTCGGCTGTTCCTGGATGCCGGGATCATCTGCCTAACGGCTTTTATTTCCCCCATGCGCACGGACCGGGGAAAGCCCAGAGAACTGATCAACTGTGGTCGATTCTTCGAGATCTACGTCAAATGTCCGCTGGAAGTATGTGAACAACGCGATGTAAAAGGACTCTACAAACTGGCCCGCTCTGGCCAGATCAAAAACTATACCGGCATATCCGCTCCCTACGAGGAGCCGTTGGATCCGGACTTGGTGCTGGAGACAGACAGATGGTCACTGGATGAATGCGTAGAGAAAATTCTGCAAGCATTTTTCAAAGTCCCCCCATGCCCCGGACAGTCGCCAAGGCCATTGTAA